One Opitutaceae bacterium DNA segment encodes these proteins:
- a CDS encoding discoidin domain-containing protein has product MIRTNCLALALTLFAGVQAVAERIDGPLVSLSLDAEGGSIEALLQSKAMTSFAAGPYVWQATIDGIENDGLKGARVRLLDRRSLVVTGQLGPLEVEQRVSLLENAQGFTETISLRNPTERSVVIGDVRFGFSRRMDPATDPYRLVAVPYRRQADGSFHDYSMADVVAVIRGGGKINAMGNCPPVAPLVDEELRRLRSESWILTNGVNGLLVTKYNNEAVEHSAVSWIAGKNRLVFGGCAFVLHKEPVQANSLGPHGTFTFGETRYEFYKGSWPEGYAIYKAFLNGKGHGLVPEYKPQVQWNGLFDLGGGAWTYEAVLKQAAYARDVGCTRLYLDPGWEAPADDGSRTPIAGSVKWDEKRLGPLDAMVRLLRDEYGLELGLWTAARARFDSQWPKQYFRQVPVSILNAPKGRHRYNNLSLLPTATVAASSSLDADHGPKKVRDGRFGAGASWIPGSMPGWVEIDLQRPYVITHVRLSNDNTGEKTDRSATSFRILTATQHNADSRANTWHPVAEYSQYESGLTGQMEFSFAPISARWVRIEVREPASENVRIDEVEIYKADDGQDKSLLGDVAATPSGEKMQTVNELCMSDKEWLAERFRRLSRLVDDGVSFLMFDFHSWNGPCYAPDHGHPVPSTTLDHINAIYGLSRRLRLQHPNLRIEMHDAIWTWGSRYLPGYFRQGLRDGDYDENWGYEFMWNSIGDIRSGKAACLYYYNLGTDIPLYLHFNIFADNDQLVAFWWMASTIRHLGFGGRSNAAKLEPHGKLEEISPERADRRWEKYRVAMASYNRLKPYFAHGHFSGINGDESLHLHTLDGKPGGVLLVFNLRDKPVSRHIRVPLRQLNLETPSGIPALAGATGTIDGDDLVLTVALPPESPALIEIGPTIATSTRSQ; this is encoded by the coding sequence ATGATAAGAACAAATTGCCTGGCTCTTGCTCTGACCCTGTTCGCTGGCGTGCAGGCGGTGGCTGAAAGAATCGATGGTCCCCTGGTGTCTCTCTCCCTGGATGCGGAAGGCGGCAGCATCGAAGCTCTGCTGCAATCCAAAGCCATGACCAGTTTCGCCGCCGGACCCTATGTCTGGCAGGCAACAATCGACGGGATCGAAAACGATGGATTGAAGGGGGCGCGTGTTCGACTGCTCGACAGGCGCAGCTTGGTTGTCACCGGCCAGCTTGGTCCCCTGGAGGTTGAACAGCGCGTATCCCTGCTCGAGAACGCCCAGGGATTCACTGAAACCATAAGCCTGCGCAATCCAACCGAAAGGAGTGTCGTCATCGGCGACGTCCGTTTCGGATTCTCGCGCCGGATGGATCCGGCGACAGATCCGTATCGCTTGGTCGCGGTGCCCTACCGCAGGCAGGCCGACGGATCCTTCCACGACTACTCAATGGCCGACGTTGTCGCCGTGATCAGAGGAGGCGGCAAGATCAACGCCATGGGCAACTGCCCGCCCGTGGCTCCCTTGGTGGACGAGGAGCTCCGGCGTCTCCGCTCCGAAAGCTGGATACTGACAAACGGCGTCAATGGGCTCCTCGTGACCAAGTACAACAACGAGGCCGTTGAGCACTCCGCCGTCAGTTGGATCGCGGGCAAGAACCGGCTCGTTTTCGGCGGATGTGCGTTCGTGCTTCACAAGGAGCCGGTGCAGGCCAATTCCCTGGGCCCGCACGGGACATTCACCTTCGGAGAAACGCGCTACGAATTCTACAAGGGAAGCTGGCCCGAGGGCTACGCGATCTACAAGGCGTTCCTGAACGGCAAGGGGCACGGGCTGGTTCCGGAATACAAGCCGCAGGTCCAATGGAACGGTCTCTTCGACCTCGGTGGTGGCGCATGGACCTATGAGGCGGTCCTCAAGCAGGCGGCCTACGCCAGGGATGTCGGCTGCACGCGGCTCTATCTGGATCCGGGCTGGGAGGCTCCGGCCGACGACGGTTCACGGACGCCAATCGCCGGTTCGGTGAAATGGGATGAAAAGCGACTCGGCCCCCTCGACGCCATGGTCAGGCTCCTGCGCGATGAGTACGGACTGGAGTTGGGGCTCTGGACCGCAGCGCGCGCCCGGTTTGATTCGCAATGGCCAAAGCAATACTTCCGCCAGGTGCCCGTCTCCATCCTGAACGCCCCGAAGGGACGCCACCGCTACAACAACCTGTCCCTGCTGCCCACCGCGACCGTTGCCGCCTCTTCGTCGCTCGACGCGGATCATGGACCCAAAAAAGTGCGTGACGGCCGGTTCGGAGCCGGCGCGAGCTGGATTCCCGGCAGCATGCCCGGATGGGTCGAGATCGACCTCCAGCGACCGTACGTGATCACGCACGTCCGCCTCAGCAATGACAACACCGGGGAAAAAACCGACCGTTCGGCGACCTCTTTCCGGATTCTCACAGCCACGCAGCACAACGCCGACAGCCGCGCGAACACCTGGCATCCGGTCGCGGAATACAGTCAGTACGAATCAGGACTCACCGGCCAGATGGAGTTCTCGTTTGCGCCAATCAGCGCCCGCTGGGTGCGCATCGAAGTGCGCGAGCCTGCGTCGGAAAACGTGCGGATCGACGAAGTCGAGATCTACAAGGCGGATGACGGCCAGGACAAATCACTGCTCGGCGACGTCGCCGCCACGCCCTCCGGAGAGAAGATGCAGACGGTCAATGAACTTTGCATGTCGGACAAGGAGTGGCTGGCTGAGCGATTTCGCCGGCTGTCGCGGCTCGTCGATGACGGGGTGTCCTTCCTGATGTTCGATTTCCACAGCTGGAACGGCCCCTGTTATGCCCCGGACCACGGGCACCCCGTGCCTTCGACGACCCTCGACCACATCAACGCAATCTACGGATTGTCGCGGCGGCTTCGTCTGCAGCATCCCAATCTGCGCATCGAAATGCACGACGCCATCTGGACCTGGGGATCGCGCTACCTGCCCGGCTATTTCCGCCAGGGTCTGCGTGATGGCGATTACGATGAAAACTGGGGCTACGAGTTCATGTGGAACTCGATCGGTGACATCCGATCAGGCAAGGCGGCATGCCTCTACTACTACAATCTGGGCACGGACATCCCCCTGTATCTTCATTTCAACATCTTCGCCGACAACGATCAACTGGTGGCATTCTGGTGGATGGCCAGCACGATCCGGCATCTTGGTTTCGGCGGCCGCTCCAACGCGGCAAAGCTCGAACCCCACGGCAAGCTGGAGGAAATCTCCCCCGAACGTGCGGACCGACGCTGGGAGAAATACCGCGTAGCCATGGCCTCCTACAACAGGCTCAAGCCGTATTTCGCCCACGGCCATTTCAGCGGAATCAACGGGGACGAATCGCTGCACCTGCATACCCTGGACGGGAAACCCGGCGGGGTGCTCCTTGTCTTCAACCTGCGCGACAAGCCGGTCAGCCGCCACATCCGCGTCCCGCTGCGCCAACTCAATCTCGAAACGCCCTCCGGCATCCCCGCACTGGCCGGTGCGACTGGCACTATCGATGGCGATGATCTCGTCCTAACCGTCGCCCTCCCACCGGAAAGCCCTGCCTTGATTGAAATTGGTCCTACGATCGCCACGTCCACTCGCAGTCAGTGA
- a CDS encoding IS1634 family transposase encodes MHLKCRVRRKNGKDHRSWSIVESRRVGGRVVHHHVLYLGEVNDRQKESWEKAVSVLDENSGTMRQMALWPEDRELTSGEVDAVRVRLSAMSLERPRQWGACWLADSLWRQLHLDEFFRERFGCSREGTDWEKVLRVLAIYRLLAPGSEWRLHRQWFGTSALPDLLGVDERSAQPATLYRCLDLLLAQKEALFGHLRERWRDLFAARYEILLYDLTSTYFECDAPESDTDPRRFGYSRDRRSDCVQVVIALVVTPEGLPLAYEMLPGNTSDKTTLPAMLEMVQKRHGQAQRIWVMDRGVPTEAVLEQMRSGPAPVHYLVGTPKARLNRMEAALAQRPWVEVRGELRVKCVPEDGEIYVLTESPARVNKERAMRRRALKKYWKRLGELSRLRTGNRDELLLKLGKASGEAGAAARLIDTTVSPEGMLTYELNRQKLRTVRRREGRYLLRTNLTNYDPDALWRYYMQLVFVEEAFRTLKGDLAIRPVYHQKPERIEAHLFVAFLAYCLSITLRQQLRNLSGGLMPRTVFEKLSTVQMLDVRVPTTDGRELLLVRRTEPASDVAILLHQLGLALPVQPPPWIRSPLLQKSAV; translated from the coding sequence ATGCACTTGAAGTGTCGGGTTCGGCGCAAGAATGGGAAGGATCACCGCAGCTGGTCGATCGTGGAGAGTCGGCGGGTAGGAGGACGCGTGGTGCATCATCATGTGCTTTATCTCGGGGAGGTGAACGACCGACAAAAGGAGTCGTGGGAGAAAGCGGTGAGCGTGCTCGATGAAAACAGCGGAACGATGAGGCAGATGGCCTTGTGGCCGGAGGATCGAGAGCTGACGTCTGGCGAGGTGGACGCGGTGCGGGTGAGGTTGAGCGCAATGAGTCTGGAGCGTCCGCGGCAGTGGGGAGCGTGCTGGCTGGCCGATTCGCTGTGGCGGCAGCTTCATCTCGATGAGTTTTTCCGCGAGAGGTTCGGCTGCAGCCGGGAGGGAACGGACTGGGAAAAGGTGCTGCGCGTTCTTGCGATCTATCGACTGCTGGCACCGGGGTCCGAATGGCGGCTGCACCGGCAGTGGTTTGGCACGAGCGCCCTGCCGGATCTGCTCGGCGTCGATGAACGCTCCGCACAACCTGCCACACTCTACCGATGCCTCGATCTACTGCTTGCCCAGAAAGAGGCGCTGTTCGGTCATCTGCGCGAGCGCTGGCGCGATCTGTTCGCGGCGCGTTATGAGATTCTGCTCTATGATCTGACGAGCACGTACTTCGAGTGCGACGCGCCGGAAAGCGACACCGATCCGCGTCGTTTCGGCTACAGTCGCGATCGACGCAGCGACTGCGTGCAGGTGGTCATCGCACTGGTGGTCACCCCCGAGGGGCTGCCGCTTGCCTATGAAATGCTGCCAGGCAACACCTCTGACAAAACCACGCTGCCCGCGATGCTCGAAATGGTGCAGAAGCGTCACGGCCAGGCGCAGAGGATCTGGGTGATGGACCGAGGTGTGCCGACCGAGGCGGTGCTTGAGCAAATGCGATCAGGCCCCGCGCCGGTGCACTACCTGGTTGGAACCCCAAAGGCGCGGCTCAACCGGATGGAAGCGGCACTGGCACAACGGCCATGGGTGGAGGTGCGCGGAGAACTGCGGGTCAAATGCGTGCCGGAAGACGGCGAGATCTACGTGCTGACGGAAAGCCCGGCCCGGGTGAACAAGGAGCGGGCGATGCGACGCCGGGCGCTCAAGAAATATTGGAAACGCCTCGGCGAACTCTCGCGACTGAGAACAGGCAATCGCGACGAACTACTGCTGAAACTTGGCAAGGCTTCCGGAGAGGCGGGAGCAGCAGCGCGGTTGATCGACACCACGGTCTCGCCCGAGGGAATGCTCACCTATGAGCTCAATCGGCAGAAACTGCGGACGGTGCGACGACGCGAAGGCCGCTATCTGCTGCGAACGAACCTGACCAACTACGACCCGGACGCCCTGTGGCGGTACTACATGCAGCTGGTGTTTGTGGAGGAGGCGTTCCGCACGCTCAAAGGCGATCTGGCGATTCGCCCGGTCTATCACCAAAAGCCCGAAAGAATCGAGGCGCACCTCTTCGTCGCCTTCCTCGCGTATTGCCTGTCGATCACGCTGCGCCAGCAACTGCGCAACCTCTCCGGTGGACTGATGCCACGCACGGTCTTCGAAAAACTCTCGACCGTTCAAATGCTCGACGTTCGGGTTCCCACCACCGACGGACGCGAACTGCTTCTGGTCCGCCGCACCGAACCAGCCAGCGACGTCGCGATTCTCCTCCATCAGCTCGGTCTGGCGCTTCCCGTTCAGCCTCCTCCCTGGATCCGCTCACCCCTCCTCCAGAAAAGCGCCGTGTAG
- a CDS encoding FCD domain-containing protein, whose translation MSANPPPSRRVYQDIARKLADQIISRKLPEGSCLPSERVLAENFGASRTSVREALLSLQASGFISMREKARARVSRANNAVLFSQLTGSVQGLLAQPHGVADLQEARMLFECGLARYAARHASPKEVDRLAVALAENRAVMGSPEEFAKTDLAFHTILAEIPRNPIFTAMNAALSEWLQEQRDAGIRLKGAIVRAYEGHEQVFRAIANHDSEAADLAMTEHLKIASVDYWTAKEGGTAKPPRMSSTRRSRA comes from the coding sequence ATGAGCGCCAACCCGCCGCCGTCCCGCCGCGTATACCAGGACATCGCCCGCAAGCTTGCCGACCAGATCATCAGCAGGAAGCTGCCCGAAGGCAGTTGTCTTCCCTCGGAACGCGTCCTTGCCGAAAACTTCGGTGCATCCCGAACGTCCGTCCGGGAAGCCCTGCTTTCGCTGCAGGCATCCGGCTTCATCTCAATGAGGGAAAAGGCCCGCGCACGGGTGTCGCGCGCCAACAATGCGGTGCTCTTCAGCCAGTTGACCGGATCCGTTCAGGGCCTGCTCGCCCAGCCCCATGGTGTGGCGGACCTTCAGGAGGCGCGCATGCTGTTCGAGTGCGGGCTCGCGCGCTACGCCGCGCGGCACGCGTCTCCGAAGGAAGTGGACCGGCTGGCGGTCGCGCTTGCGGAGAACCGGGCTGTCATGGGTTCGCCCGAGGAGTTTGCGAAGACCGATCTGGCTTTCCACACGATCCTGGCGGAAATCCCGCGCAATCCCATCTTCACCGCCATGAACGCCGCGCTGTCCGAATGGCTGCAGGAACAGCGCGACGCAGGCATTCGCCTCAAGGGGGCGATTGTCAGGGCATATGAGGGACACGAACAGGTTTTCCGGGCGATCGCCAATCATGACTCCGAAGCCGCCGATCTCGCCATGACCGAGCACCTCAAGATTGCGTCCGTTGACTATTGGACGGCAAAGGAAGGCGGGACTGCCAAGCCGCCCAGGATGTCTTCCACCCGCAGGTCCCGAGCCTGA
- a CDS encoding sigma-70 family RNA polymerase sigma factor, with protein sequence MITDVDSHGTPCARRGSRADWFTTQVQPHEPAVRGYLRSRFPSVDVDDVVQESYLKLWRHEAAATITTAKAYFFSTARNTALTWIRRRRIYSDTPVNELPELCVMVSDMDAPRCCQRSQQLELVTDAIGRLPRRCRDIFTLAAVEGLSNREIATRLGVAESTVRVQIARGIRKIANVVQMQNERCQALGA encoded by the coding sequence ATGATAACGGATGTTGACAGTCATGGCACTCCGTGTGCCCGCCGCGGCAGTCGGGCCGATTGGTTCACAACCCAGGTTCAGCCGCATGAACCCGCGGTTCGCGGCTACCTGAGGAGCCGGTTTCCTTCGGTCGACGTCGATGATGTCGTCCAGGAATCGTACCTCAAGCTCTGGCGGCACGAGGCCGCCGCGACGATCACCACTGCCAAGGCGTATTTTTTCTCCACCGCACGCAACACGGCGCTGACGTGGATTCGCCGCAGGAGGATCTATTCCGACACTCCGGTGAACGAACTGCCGGAATTGTGCGTGATGGTCAGTGACATGGATGCACCCAGGTGCTGCCAGCGGAGCCAGCAGCTCGAACTGGTGACCGACGCGATCGGCCGTCTGCCGCGGCGCTGCCGTGATATTTTCACGCTCGCAGCAGTGGAAGGACTCTCCAATCGCGAGATCGCAACCCGTCTTGGCGTGGCGGAGAGCACAGTGCGGGTGCAGATCGCGCGTGGGATTCGCAAGATTGCCAATGTCGTCCAGATGCAGAATGAAAGGTGCCAGGCGCTCGGTGCTTGA
- a CDS encoding alpha/beta hydrolase, translating to MNLFARSPARTHSSENPSNARSPRRTLRGYGRVSQRIAWVWACCGLLSACGVARGVELKVPSNVEFARDIQYANPDNVPLRLNLARPKVADDRLPAVVCFHGGGFRQGTRDIYDGLCLELATRGYVALTIQYRLSPQSLFPAAVQDCKSAIRWLRAHAAEYRVDPDRIAVWGGSAGGNLVLMMVATAGVPEFERGDNLGQSSAVACGVSFCGASDFTRSYGRSLGAASSLPNYFGGDLSRKRKEHIHGSPLYWITPQAAPTICIHGTEDPNVACEQSVWMVERLLKAGVKAELFSVQGAGHGFRGADRVRADAAGFSFLDRQLKNKQ from the coding sequence ATGAACCTTTTCGCACGCTCACCGGCTCGTACGCATTCAAGCGAGAATCCAAGCAATGCGCGCTCTCCGAGGCGGACGCTCCGTGGATATGGGAGAGTCTCCCAGCGAATCGCCTGGGTGTGGGCATGCTGCGGATTGCTCAGCGCCTGCGGGGTCGCCCGGGGTGTCGAATTGAAAGTCCCCTCCAACGTCGAATTTGCCCGGGATATTCAGTATGCGAATCCCGACAATGTTCCCCTCCGGCTCAATCTGGCCCGGCCGAAGGTTGCGGATGACAGGTTGCCCGCGGTGGTCTGCTTCCATGGCGGGGGATTCCGCCAGGGTACGCGTGATATCTACGACGGCCTTTGCCTGGAACTGGCCACGCGCGGCTATGTCGCCCTGACGATTCAGTACCGGTTGTCTCCGCAGTCGCTCTTTCCGGCGGCGGTGCAGGACTGCAAGTCCGCCATTCGATGGCTCCGGGCGCACGCCGCCGAGTATCGGGTGGACCCGGATCGGATCGCAGTTTGGGGAGGCTCAGCGGGAGGCAACCTCGTGCTGATGATGGTTGCCACAGCAGGTGTGCCGGAATTCGAGCGGGGTGACAACCTGGGTCAATCCAGCGCGGTGGCCTGTGGCGTGAGCTTTTGCGGCGCGTCCGATTTCACTCGCTCCTACGGCCGAAGTCTGGGTGCCGCGAGCTCGCTGCCGAACTACTTTGGCGGTGATCTGAGCAGGAAGCGGAAGGAACACATTCATGGAAGCCCCCTGTACTGGATAACGCCGCAGGCGGCCCCGACCATTTGCATTCACGGCACCGAGGACCCCAATGTCGCATGCGAGCAGTCCGTTTGGATGGTCGAGCGATTGCTCAAGGCGGGCGTCAAGGCCGAGCTCTTCTCCGTCCAAGGCGCCGGACATGGCTTCCGGGGAGCGGATCGCGTGCGCGCAGATGCAGCCGGATTTTCCTTCCTGGACCGCCAACTGAAGAACAAGCAGTGA
- a CDS encoding GNAT family N-acetyltransferase has translation MACRFEPLTKQHDRTGFRCVSAPLNTYLQHIARKDAERHVAAAFVMVDDAAPSTIVGYYTLSAFAVDVAELPEALQKKLPRYPRLPATLLGRLARDERFPGTGSLLLMDALVRAHQKAAEIASFAVVADAKDEAALAFYQKFGFAQLGSDPNRVFLPMGTIAELVGRQDSRSI, from the coding sequence ATGGCCTGCCGTTTTGAACCGCTAACGAAGCAACACGACCGGACCGGGTTTCGTTGCGTCAGCGCGCCTCTCAACACCTATCTCCAGCACATTGCCCGGAAGGACGCGGAGCGTCATGTGGCTGCCGCGTTCGTCATGGTGGATGACGCTGCTCCGTCCACCATCGTGGGCTATTACACACTTTCGGCTTTTGCTGTGGATGTCGCTGAGCTGCCGGAAGCCTTGCAAAAGAAGCTCCCCCGATATCCGCGGCTTCCTGCAACCCTGTTGGGACGGCTGGCGCGAGATGAGCGTTTCCCGGGGACAGGATCGCTGCTATTGATGGACGCGCTGGTCCGCGCGCACCAGAAAGCCGCGGAGATTGCCTCGTTCGCCGTGGTCGCGGACGCGAAAGACGAGGCAGCCCTGGCGTTCTATCAGAAGTTCGGATTTGCCCAGTTGGGCAGCGACCCGAACCGGGTTTTCCTGCCGATGGGCACCATCGCGGAGCTGGTTGGCAGGCAGGATTCGCGCTCGATTTGA
- a CDS encoding alpha/beta hydrolase — MSITPADFRFRRHSPLPARRFASLLAIVCLPVLAGGASAAEPVVPAGVEFNRDLEFSNPGNQHLQLNLALPKAEGGLRPAVICIHGGGFRQGRRENYDGVCLELASRGYVAATITYRLAPDHPFPAAVEDCKAAVRWLRAHAAEYRVDPERIAAWGGSAGANLALLLGTTAGVKQFERGPNLEQSSAVACVVSFSGPSDLTRSYGSSVDAGVVLPLYFGGDLSAKRREHIIGSPLYWVTPEAAPILAIHGTADPYVAYEQSFWIVDRLLAAGVEAGLLTIEEAGHGFKGADAKRALETAIVFLDQKMKK; from the coding sequence ATGAGTATCACACCCGCTGATTTCCGTTTCAGGCGGCACTCCCCGCTTCCTGCCCGACGATTCGCATCCCTGCTCGCGATCGTGTGCCTGCCTGTTCTCGCCGGAGGTGCGTCGGCTGCAGAACCGGTGGTTCCTGCCGGCGTGGAATTTAACCGCGATTTGGAGTTTTCCAATCCCGGCAATCAGCATCTGCAGTTGAATCTGGCCCTTCCCAAGGCGGAGGGCGGTTTGCGTCCGGCGGTGATTTGCATCCACGGCGGAGGCTTTCGCCAGGGCCGCCGTGAAAACTACGACGGTGTCTGCCTCGAACTGGCATCCCGCGGCTATGTCGCGGCCACCATCACCTATCGGCTTGCCCCTGATCACCCGTTTCCGGCGGCAGTGGAGGATTGCAAGGCCGCCGTGCGGTGGCTTCGCGCGCACGCTGCCGAGTACCGCGTGGATCCGGAGCGCATCGCAGCTTGGGGTGGTTCGGCGGGGGCAAATCTCGCCCTGCTCCTCGGCACAACCGCCGGCGTGAAGCAGTTCGAACGCGGGCCCAATCTGGAACAATCGAGTGCGGTGGCCTGCGTGGTCTCCTTCTCGGGTCCCTCCGACCTGACGCGGTCCTACGGCAGCAGCGTGGATGCCGGGGTGGTGCTGCCCCTGTATTTTGGAGGAGACCTCTCCGCAAAGCGGCGCGAGCATATCATCGGCAGTCCGCTCTACTGGGTCACGCCAGAGGCCGCTCCCATTCTCGCCATTCACGGCACCGCCGACCCCTACGTTGCCTATGAGCAATCTTTCTGGATCGTTGACCGCTTGCTCGCCGCAGGCGTCGAAGCCGGTCTGCTGACGATCGAAGAGGCCGGACACGGATTTAAGGGCGCCGACGCAAAGAGAGCCTTGGAAACCGCGATCGTATTCCTGGATCAGAAAATGAAGAAGTAA
- a CDS encoding DUF1778 domain-containing protein, with the protein MATLAAKSRSRARATARLEARIPRDFKKTLEQAAAVTGHPTVTSFVLFALQASARRVIEEHQQARLSAEESTQFVKALLAPAAPNAALRGAFKRYREVSA; encoded by the coding sequence ATGGCTACTTTGGCAGCAAAATCCCGTTCCCGTGCTCGCGCCACCGCCCGACTGGAGGCGAGGATTCCCCGTGATTTCAAGAAGACCTTGGAGCAGGCTGCTGCCGTGACCGGGCACCCGACGGTCACGAGTTTTGTTCTCTTCGCCCTCCAAGCCAGCGCCCGGAGGGTCATCGAAGAACATCAACAGGCCAGACTTTCGGCAGAGGAATCCACTCAGTTCGTGAAGGCGTTGCTTGCGCCAGCCGCACCGAACGCGGCGTTGCGGGGGGCATTTAAGCGTTATCGCGAGGTCAGTGCCTGA
- a CDS encoding Nramp family divalent metal transporter: MASVTIGSGETLFAAREGAIFGYTLLWCFIAGAVFKGVQVYSAMRYMTLTGEHPMTHWGRLPGPRNWVPLATGVLCIVCFPFWLAGLPLLLGQTINWAFGVSGTEAELLLNARIWATITIVAAVSVTWVQSYGALEKIQTGIVFLLLGCMLVAAVAARPDLHGILLGSVVPVVPSDYAPWVKEAYPLIAVRPPWVEVVAALGAIGGGTYDYLGYVSLLREKCWGAIGVNRDAPDGETESGGVGRTPNIDLSTENVRRARMWLRAPKIDAAVSFSSVALFTACFVVLGAVILHPQKLVPSGDDLLSHQAQFLTNIFPWLRWVYVVGIFFAIGGTVYGAYEVYIRTSFECARPVSAGLRRAPIRVFRATILVYCAVGGMLLLWTLEDPIAIVTPVSIVGGVFTCGLWCFAMIWVDRRFLPKCLQMRRGLTLLLVVSGAFLTAMGAKAIWDFLSR; this comes from the coding sequence ATGGCGTCGGTCACCATCGGTTCGGGGGAGACGCTCTTCGCCGCCCGCGAAGGCGCCATCTTCGGTTATACCCTGCTCTGGTGCTTCATCGCCGGAGCCGTGTTCAAGGGCGTGCAGGTGTATTCTGCGATGCGGTACATGACGCTCACCGGCGAGCACCCAATGACGCATTGGGGCCGCCTGCCCGGGCCGCGCAACTGGGTGCCGTTGGCGACGGGCGTTCTGTGCATCGTCTGTTTCCCGTTCTGGCTGGCGGGACTTCCCTTGCTGCTGGGGCAGACGATCAACTGGGCTTTCGGGGTGTCCGGCACGGAGGCTGAGCTGCTGCTGAACGCGCGGATCTGGGCCACAATCACGATTGTGGCCGCCGTGAGCGTCACATGGGTGCAAAGCTACGGCGCGCTCGAGAAGATCCAGACGGGCATAGTTTTCCTGCTCCTCGGCTGCATGCTGGTGGCGGCCGTCGCCGCCCGTCCGGATCTGCACGGGATTCTGCTGGGATCGGTGGTGCCGGTCGTGCCCTCGGACTATGCCCCATGGGTGAAGGAGGCATACCCCTTGATAGCCGTCCGCCCGCCCTGGGTGGAGGTCGTGGCAGCCCTTGGCGCCATTGGCGGCGGCACGTATGATTATCTTGGATACGTGAGCCTGCTCCGGGAAAAATGCTGGGGCGCCATCGGTGTGAATCGCGATGCGCCTGACGGTGAAACGGAGAGTGGCGGGGTGGGGCGCACTCCCAATATCGACCTGTCGACCGAGAACGTGCGCCGGGCGAGAATGTGGCTGCGGGCGCCGAAGATAGACGCGGCCGTCAGCTTCTCATCCGTGGCGTTGTTCACGGCCTGTTTTGTCGTTCTGGGCGCGGTCATTCTTCACCCGCAGAAGCTCGTGCCCTCGGGGGACGACCTATTGAGCCATCAGGCGCAGTTCCTGACGAACATATTCCCGTGGCTGCGCTGGGTGTATGTCGTCGGCATATTCTTCGCGATCGGAGGCACCGTCTATGGAGCCTACGAGGTGTACATCCGCACGTCCTTCGAATGCGCGCGGCCGGTGAGCGCAGGCCTGCGCCGGGCCCCGATTCGTGTTTTTCGCGCGACCATCTTGGTCTACTGCGCGGTCGGCGGGATGCTGCTGCTCTGGACGCTTGAGGATCCGATCGCGATCGTCACTCCCGTGTCGATCGTCGGGGGAGTGTTCACCTGCGGACTGTGGTGCTTTGCGATGATCTGGGTCGATCGACGTTTCCTGCCGAAGTGCCTGCAGATGCGCCGAGGGCTGACGCTGCTCCTGGTTGTTTCCGGCGCCTTTCTCACGGCGATGGGAGCGAAGGCAATCTGGGATTTCCTGAGCCGGTAG